In Sphingomonas psychrotolerans, the following proteins share a genomic window:
- the clpB gene encoding ATP-dependent chaperone ClpB — MNLEKFTDRAKGFLQSAQTVAIRMNHQRIAPEHLLKALLEDEQGMASGLIQAAGGEAKRALSETDAALAKIPAVSGGGAQQTPGLDNDAVRVLDSAEQVAAKAGDSFVTVERLLLALTLATTTTAGKALAAAGVKAEALNGAINHLRKGKTADTAGAEDRYDALKKFARDLTQAAREGKLDPVIGRDEEIRRTIQILARRTKNNPVLIGEPGVGKTAIAEGLALRIVNGDVPDGLKNRALMSLDMGSLIAGAKYRGEFEERLKGVLDEVKAGEGDIILFIDEMHQLIGAGKSEGAMDAGNLLKPALARGELHCIGATTLDEYRKYVEKDAALQRRFQPVFVGEPTVEDTISILRGLKEKYELHHGVRITDAAIVAASTLSNRYITDRFLPDKAIDLMDEAASRIRMEVESKPEEIENLDRRIIQLKIEREALRKETDAASKDRLATLEAELANLEQQSGELTTRWQAEKDKINAESRLKEQLDAARLELDQAQRAGDLGKMAELNYGTIPALTKQLAEAEQQTGNAMLREEVTADDIAAVVARWTGIPMERMLEGEREKLLHMEEQLGKRVIGQAEAVKAVATAVRRSRAGLQDPNRPLGSFLFLGPTGVGKTELTKALAEFLFDDSSAMVRIDMSEFMEKHSVARLLGAPPGYVGYEEGGVLTEAVRRRPYQVVLFDEVEKAHSDVFNVLLQMLDDGRLTDGQGRTVDFTNTIVILTSNLGSQFLTNLADGQKVEDVEPQVMEIVRAHFRPEFLNRLDEIILFHRLAADHMAPIVDIQVGRVGKLLADRKIRIELTDAARGWLGRVGYDPVYGARPLKRAVQRYLQDPLADLILRGDVKDGSTVHIDEGDGALSLRVA; from the coding sequence ATGAACCTCGAAAAATTCACCGATCGCGCCAAGGGCTTCCTTCAGTCGGCGCAGACCGTCGCGATCCGCATGAACCATCAGCGGATCGCTCCCGAGCATCTGCTCAAGGCACTGCTCGAGGACGAGCAGGGCATGGCCAGCGGGCTGATCCAGGCCGCGGGCGGCGAGGCGAAGCGCGCGCTTTCGGAAACCGACGCGGCGCTGGCGAAGATCCCCGCCGTGTCGGGCGGCGGTGCGCAGCAGACGCCGGGGCTCGACAATGACGCAGTGCGCGTGCTCGATTCGGCCGAACAGGTCGCTGCCAAGGCCGGCGACAGCTTCGTCACCGTCGAACGCCTGCTGCTCGCGCTGACGCTCGCCACCACGACGACGGCGGGCAAGGCGCTCGCCGCCGCCGGGGTGAAGGCTGAAGCGCTCAATGGCGCGATCAACCATCTGCGCAAGGGCAAGACCGCGGATACCGCAGGTGCCGAGGACCGTTACGACGCGCTCAAGAAGTTCGCGCGCGACCTCACCCAGGCCGCCCGCGAGGGCAAGCTCGATCCGGTGATCGGCCGCGACGAGGAGATCCGCCGCACGATCCAGATCCTCGCGCGCCGGACCAAGAACAATCCCGTCCTCATCGGCGAGCCCGGAGTCGGCAAGACTGCGATCGCCGAGGGCCTCGCATTGCGCATCGTCAATGGCGACGTCCCCGACGGGCTCAAGAACCGCGCCTTGATGTCGCTCGACATGGGTAGCCTGATCGCCGGCGCCAAATATCGCGGCGAGTTCGAGGAGCGGCTGAAGGGCGTGCTCGATGAAGTGAAGGCCGGCGAAGGCGACATCATCCTGTTCATCGACGAGATGCACCAGTTGATCGGTGCCGGGAAGAGCGAAGGCGCGATGGACGCGGGCAATCTGCTCAAGCCCGCGCTCGCCCGCGGCGAACTGCACTGCATCGGCGCGACCACGCTCGACGAATATCGCAAATATGTCGAGAAGGACGCGGCGCTCCAGCGGCGCTTCCAGCCGGTGTTCGTCGGCGAGCCTACGGTCGAGGATACGATCTCGATCCTGCGCGGGCTCAAGGAGAAATACGAGCTGCACCACGGCGTGCGGATCACCGACGCCGCGATCGTCGCTGCCTCGACTCTGTCCAACCGTTACATCACCGATCGATTCCTGCCCGACAAGGCGATCGACCTGATGGACGAGGCGGCGTCGCGCATCCGTATGGAAGTCGAATCCAAGCCCGAGGAGATCGAGAATCTCGACCGGCGGATCATCCAGCTCAAGATCGAACGCGAGGCGCTGCGCAAGGAAACCGATGCGGCATCGAAGGACCGGCTCGCGACGCTCGAGGCCGAACTCGCCAATCTCGAGCAGCAATCGGGCGAACTGACCACGCGCTGGCAGGCCGAGAAGGACAAGATCAACGCCGAATCCCGGCTCAAGGAACAGCTCGATGCCGCCAGGCTTGAACTCGACCAGGCGCAGCGCGCCGGCGATCTCGGCAAGATGGCCGAGCTCAACTACGGCACGATCCCGGCGCTGACGAAGCAATTGGCCGAGGCCGAGCAGCAGACCGGCAACGCGATGCTGCGCGAGGAAGTCACCGCCGACGACATCGCAGCGGTGGTGGCGCGGTGGACCGGGATTCCGATGGAACGGATGCTGGAGGGCGAGCGCGAGAAATTGCTGCATATGGAGGAGCAGCTCGGCAAGCGCGTGATCGGGCAGGCCGAGGCCGTGAAGGCCGTCGCGACCGCAGTGCGGCGTTCACGCGCCGGGCTGCAGGATCCCAATCGTCCGCTCGGCTCGTTCCTGTTCCTCGGGCCGACCGGCGTCGGCAAAACCGAGCTGACCAAGGCGCTCGCCGAATTCCTGTTCGACGATTCCTCCGCGATGGTGCGGATCGATATGAGCGAGTTCATGGAGAAGCATTCGGTAGCGCGGCTGCTCGGCGCCCCTCCCGGCTATGTCGGCTATGAGGAAGGCGGCGTGCTGACCGAGGCGGTCCGCCGGCGCCCCTATCAGGTCGTCTTGTTCGACGAAGTCGAGAAAGCGCACAGCGACGTGTTCAACGTCCTGCTCCAAATGCTCGACGACGGGCGGTTGACCGATGGACAAGGCCGCACGGTCGACTTCACCAACACGATCGTGATCCTGACTTCGAACCTCGGCTCGCAATTCCTCACCAACCTGGCCGACGGGCAGAAGGTCGAGGATGTCGAGCCGCAGGTGATGGAAATCGTCCGCGCGCATTTCCGACCCGAATTCCTCAACCGGCTCGACGAGATCATCCTGTTCCACCGGCTCGCCGCCGATCACATGGCGCCGATCGTCGACATCCAGGTCGGACGGGTGGGCAAGCTGCTCGCCGATCGCAAGATCCGGATCGAACTGACCGACGCCGCTCGCGGCTGGCTCGGGCGAGTCGGCTATGATCCGGTCTACGGCGCGCGTCCGCTCAAGCGCGCGGTGCAGCGCTATCTTCAGGATCCGCTCGCCGATCTGATCCTGCGCGGCGACGTCAAGGACGGATCGACGGTGCACATCGATGAGGGCGACGGGGCGCTGAGTCTGCGCGTCGCCTGA
- a CDS encoding M20/M25/M40 family metallo-hydrolase, whose product MRVPMLLAGLLLAAAPLAARPQAAPGEPRFSAAEIRKHVTFLADDRLAGRDAGTPGHELAARYVAEQFAALGLRPGGTDKGWFQQVSLAEYGLDDRRPASLRVGPHKFANGAEVLIAPSPRFGTATQTVTGGAVFVGYGLEAPDLGYDDYAGLDLRGKFAVMLIGVPKGLPAATAARINRERGVTAAKHGAAGILYIAGPADQRQWRYAAGYMLDDTTKWLSEQGFPDGIDPGVQIGAYLNETAAKALFQGAGMRIEQIFAAAASSGRLKGFALKQRATLERTSKVKAYRSPNVIGVLPGSDPALADQYVVLSAHLDHVGRDSHLPGDKIHNGAMDNAAGVATMLEAARAFAQGKTRPKRSILFVALTAEEDGLLGSSYLARHPVTGRGRLVADVNLDMPILLYDFQDVIAFGGEHSTMGEIVARAGARMGVAVSPDPVPEEQFFERSDHFNFVKAGVPSIFLMTGFANGGEKAFRDFLANNYHQVSDQIDLPFNWDAGAKFARLNYLIAREVADSPEAPRWYAGNPFGDRYAPNAPRAPRPAKTN is encoded by the coding sequence ATGCGCGTTCCGATGCTCCTCGCCGGGCTGCTGCTCGCCGCCGCGCCGCTCGCCGCGCGCCCGCAGGCGGCGCCCGGGGAGCCGCGGTTCAGCGCGGCCGAGATCCGCAAGCACGTGACCTTTCTGGCCGACGACCGGCTCGCGGGGCGCGACGCCGGCACGCCGGGGCACGAACTCGCCGCGCGCTATGTCGCCGAACAATTCGCCGCACTGGGCCTCAGGCCCGGCGGCACCGACAAGGGCTGGTTCCAGCAGGTGTCGCTGGCCGAATATGGTCTCGACGACCGCCGCCCCGCCTCGCTTCGTGTCGGCCCGCACAAATTCGCCAACGGCGCCGAGGTGCTGATCGCGCCTTCGCCGCGCTTCGGCACCGCAACCCAGACCGTGACGGGCGGCGCGGTGTTCGTCGGCTATGGCCTGGAGGCGCCCGATCTCGGCTATGACGATTATGCCGGGCTCGACCTGCGCGGCAAGTTCGCGGTGATGCTGATCGGCGTGCCGAAGGGGCTGCCGGCAGCGACGGCCGCGCGCATCAACCGCGAGCGCGGCGTGACCGCCGCGAAGCACGGCGCGGCCGGCATATTGTACATCGCAGGGCCGGCCGATCAGCGGCAATGGCGCTATGCCGCCGGCTATATGCTCGATGACACGACCAAATGGCTGAGCGAGCAAGGTTTCCCCGACGGCATCGATCCGGGAGTCCAGATCGGCGCCTATCTGAATGAGACTGCGGCAAAGGCGCTCTTCCAGGGTGCCGGTATGCGCATCGAGCAAATATTCGCCGCGGCCGCGTCCAGCGGCAGGCTCAAGGGCTTCGCGCTCAAGCAACGGGCGACGCTGGAGCGCACCAGCAAGGTCAAGGCCTATCGCAGCCCCAATGTGATCGGCGTCCTGCCCGGCTCGGATCCGGCGCTCGCCGATCAATATGTCGTGCTGAGCGCGCACCTCGATCATGTCGGCCGCGACTCGCATTTGCCGGGGGACAAGATCCACAACGGCGCGATGGACAATGCCGCGGGCGTCGCGACGATGCTCGAGGCGGCCCGCGCCTTCGCGCAAGGCAAGACACGGCCGAAACGCTCGATCCTGTTCGTCGCGCTCACCGCCGAGGAGGACGGGCTGCTCGGCTCCAGCTATCTCGCCCGGCATCCGGTGACCGGCAGGGGCCGCCTCGTCGCCGACGTCAATCTGGACATGCCGATCCTGCTCTACGACTTTCAGGACGTGATCGCATTCGGCGGCGAGCATTCGACGATGGGCGAGATCGTCGCGCGCGCCGGTGCCCGGATGGGCGTCGCCGTCTCGCCAGATCCGGTGCCCGAGGAACAGTTTTTCGAGCGTTCCGACCATTTCAATTTCGTCAAGGCGGGGGTGCCGTCGATCTTCCTGATGACCGGCTTCGCGAATGGCGGCGAGAAGGCATTTCGCGATTTCCTCGCCAACAATTATCACCAGGTGTCCGACCAGATCGACCTGCCGTTCAATTGGGACGCAGGCGCGAAATTCGCGCGGCTGAACTATCTGATCGCACGCGAAGTGGCGGATTCACCCGAGGCTCCGCGCTGGTACGCGGGCAATCCGTTCGGCGATCGCTATGCGCCGAACGCGCCACGCGCGCCGCGGCCCGCGAAGACGAACTGA